A region of the Microbacterium sp. SL75 genome:
CGCCGTGATCGACGGCTGACCCCGCGCGGCCGGCCGGGGCTCGGACTCCGCCGGTCGGCGGACGCGATGCGCTCGCGGGCGGGGAGAGCTCGTCCGCGATCGCGGGGCGCTCCCGCGAGCGTCAACCCGCCAGGGCATCGGAGCGTGCGACACCGAGCAGGCGCTCGATCGCGTCGGCCGCGCGCGGGGCTGCCCGGCCATCGCCGTAGAGCTCCCGGGCACGAGACATACGGGCGTGTGCGGCGGGGTCGTCGAGCAGGGTGGCAAGTTCGGCGGCGACCACCTCCCGGCGTGTGCCGATGAGCCGCGCGGCTCCGGCCTCGACCCCCTCTCCGCGCTCGGTGGTGTCCCGCACGACCAGGGCGGGCACGCCGAGCGCGGGAGCCTCCTCCTGCACCCCGCCCGAGTCCGTGACCACGCAATGAGCGCGGGCGAGCAGGCGACCGAACTGGGCGTAGGGCAGAGGTTCGCACAGGATCACGCGATCGGTGTCGCCCACAGCAGAGAGGACCTCGCGGCGTACGCGCGGGTTCGGGTGCATTGGCAGGATGGCCACGACGTCGGAGCGGGCGGTGACCGTCTCGGCCACCGCGGCCACGACGCGCGCGAGCGGGCCGTCCCACGACTCGCGCCGGTGGACCGTGACGAGCACGATCCTTTCCCACCCGTTCGCGATCTCCTCCATCGCGGGATCGTCGAAACGCTGCGGATGCGTCCTCTGCCAGCGGAGGGCATCGATACCGGTGTTGCCCGTGACCACGATGTCGTCGGGGGCGATCCCCTCGGCGCGGAGGTTGGCGGCCGCGCTGTCGGTCGGTGCGAGATGAAGCGAGGCCAGTGGCGCGATCAGCCGGCGGTTGCCTTCCTCGGGGAAGGGCGAGCGCAGATCGCCCGATCGCAGCCCGGCCTCCAGGTGGATCACGCGCGACCCCGCGTAGTACGCCGCGACGGCGGCCAGCGCGGCACTGGCGGTGTCTCCCTGCACGACGACGGCATCCGGGGCCGCCTCCGCCCAGCGGTGCGCGAGGGCGGCGAAGATCGCGGACGATGTCTCGGCGAGCGATGCCCCGCTCCGAAAGACATCGAGGTCGACGTCGGGCGCGATACCGAACGATGCGTTGACCTCGTCGGCCATCTGCCGGTGCTGACCGGTGACGGTCACGGTCGTGCGCGCCGAACTGCGTCGCCGGAGTTCCGCGACCAGCGGCGCGCACTTCACCGCCTCCGGGCGGGTGCCGTACACGACATCGATCCAGGGACGACTCATCGGCGGTCCTTTCTGCCCGGTCGGGTACCGGTGCGGCGTCGGTCGCGGCGAAGGGGTGCCGCAACATCGGGGTGATCGGCGGGGGGCGTGGCACTTCTGGCCGTCGACGTGGTCGTGGAGCCGTCTCGTCGGACGGGGTGCGAGGCGCCCCCGGCGCGTGCGCGACCTCGTCGTCCGACGTCGGGATCCGCGACCCCTCGCCGCGGGGACTCGCGCAGGGCGATGCGCAATACGAGAAGGATCGCGGCGATGAAGCCGGCGATGACGAAGAGCGAGCCGAGGTAGCGATGCACGAGGTCGAAGCCTTCGCGTCCGTATCCGCTGTACGCCCACGCGGCGGAGCCGAAACGGATCATGTTGCTGGCCACGGCGACGGCCACGCCGACGGCGAGACCCAGAACGACCCGCGCGGAGCGTGCGCGCGTCACCCCCAGCACGGCGGCGGCCAGGAGCACCAACGGAACGACGAGGACGGTCGTCGAGCACAGAGCCGTGATCGAGAGTCCCGCGACCTCGGGGGTGCCGATGCCGAAGTACACGATCGAGCCCGACGCGACCGCGCGACCAGGGGTGAGCGCGGCGACGACGGCGCGCGCGAGCTGTGCCTCGGCCCGACGCGTGTCGGCTTCCGCGATGACCAACAGTGCCGCGATCGCGAGCAGAAGCGCCACCAGTAGCGTGCGATGGGCCCGACCGGCGCGGGGGAGGGAGACGGCCGCAGCGACGCTCACGACTCGACCGCCAGCAGAAGGCGTCCGGCCTCGGCGTTACGGCGTGTCTTCGTCCACCCGCGCCGCCCCGTCAGCATGCGGCCGAACGCGCGGATCACGCAGACGTAGCTCTGGTACATGTACAGCCAGTAGCCCAGCCCCCACACCGCCGCACGCCAGAGCGGGTGTCGCTCCTCGCGCAGCACGTACACGAGCGGCCAGAGCGAGAACGGCAGGATGCCGGTGAGCACCCACAGCGGCAGGATCCACGTGGACGACGAGACCCAGCTGAGGATGCCACCGGGCGCGAGGGCCCCCGAAACGAGCATCGCCACGGCCACGCTGGGCCACAGCACCGATCCGGCGAGCTGGATGTAGGGGATCGCGAGGAAGTACGCCGCCTCGAGGGCGCCGGCATTGGTGAAATGACGTGACGAGAAGATGCGCGGGAGGTACCGTGCGCACTGCAGTCCGCCCTGGCACCATCGCGTGCGCTGCGTGAGCAGTCGACGCGCCGAGGGGAGTGCTTCCTGTGAGACCCACGTGTCGTGGACGTACACCGTCCGATATCCGGCGAGCATGATCCGCAGCCCCACCTCGTAGTCCTCGAGCAGCGCATCGCCCCACGGTTCCCCCTTCGCCGACGAGGCGGCACGGAGGGCACTCAGACGGGTGAACTGCCCGTTTCCACCGAGACCGACCGAGACCGTGCGCATACGCAGGACCTGCATCGCCGCGATCGTGGTGCGGAACTCGATGTCCTGCATCCTCACGAGGTAGCGAGCCCACGCCTGAGCGAGACGACCCCGTCCCCCCAGGGGTGCGGGGTCGTCTCTGTTGCTCATCCGCACCGCGACCTGTACGGCACCGACGTCGGCTGAGCCGAAGGCGGTGGGGCCCGACGCCTGACGGAGGGCGTTCGGGGCGAGGGATCCATCGGCGTCGAGGACGATCACGATGGTGCGATCGTCCTCGACGCCGCCCTCGCCCCGGGACGCCCGCCAGTGCATCAGCTGCGCGTAGGCGGCGTTGAGGGCCGCCCCTTTGCCGGTGCGAGCGTCGGGGAGGCGGCGGATCACCGCGTGCACGAAGCAGTCGCCGGCGGCGACGGTCGAGACGATGTCCCCGGTGCCGTCCGTGCTCGCGTCATCGATGATCCACACGTGCACGTCGGGGAACCGCTCCCGCATCCTCGTCAGCGTCTCCGCGATCACGGTCGCCTCATCCCGGCAGGGGATGAAGGCGTGCCACTCGAACTCCCGACGGTCGCCGCCGCGAGCGCGCCTCCGACGAGCGAACGGGACGACGATGAGCGTCGTGTAGGTCAGGAACATCACCAGGAACACGAACGAGAGCGAGAAGAGGATGTCGAGAGGGTTCACGAGTTTCGTCGGGCCTCTCCGGATGCCGCCGCCTCGTCGCCGTGACCGCGCAGCCACGCCGAGCGCCACGCCAGGAGTGCGCCGAGCAGGGCCGCGCCGGCCCCGACGACGACGAGCGTCGCCGTCGGGGCCGTCGAGCCGGTGACCGCAAGGATCGCGGCCCCTCCGCCCATCGCGCCGTTGCGGTACATCGCGTCAGCCCCGGATGGATGCCGCACGGGCACGACGACGCAACGCGATCCCGGCCAGGACGATCGCACCGACGCCGATGAACCCGCCGGCCAGGGCTGACGACTCGGGCCCGGCGACCGGAACGGCGAGCTGTCCGGCGTTGGGACCGACCGTCGCGTTCGCGAGGTTCACGCTGGCCACCGACCCGGAGGGACCGAGGCCCAGACGCAGCGCGGTCTGCGTGAACGAACCGTCCGAACCGGTCGACTGCACGTTGACCTGCATCTGTGCCAGTTGCGTCAGCGCATTGCTGAGCGGGGTGACGACGGTGCTGCTGATCCCGTTCAGCGCGGGCACGATCGTCGCCTTCGCGGTGTCGACGGCCGCTTGCAGGGCGATGCCCGCAGCCGCGGTGAAGATGTTCGACCGCAGGTTCGTGGCGAGGGCGCTCGCCGCGTTCAGCACACCGTCGACCTGGCTGACGATCTTGTTCGCCACGGCCTGCGGGACGTACGAGAGCAGGTCGGTGCCCGGCGGCAGAGCGTTGACGCTGGAGACACCGGCGGCCGAGGTCAGGTCGTCGAGCGTCAGCTGGACCGTGCCCGACGAGAACGGATTCGTCAGTCCCGCACCGCTGGTGTTCGCGAGCGCGATCAGCGTGTTCAGCGCCGGGTTGATGATGCCGAGCACACCGGAGACGATCGTGCCGTCGACCACGAAACCGGCGTCGGAGAGGACGTACTGACCGGTCTGCGTGCCGTCGGCGGCTTGCTGGGCGGAGGCGGCCAGCACACCCAGATCGACTTTCAGCCCGACGGGCGCCGACGACGATCCCAGCCGGAAGGTCGCCGACTGGTTCGCGGACGGCGAGCCGACGTTCGAGGGCGTGACCGTGCCCGCGCCGATGAGGCTGGGGGCAGCCGAGACGGCACCGGAGAACGCGGAAGAACTGCCGTCGTCGCGCGCCTGGGCGTACTGGCCGACAGCGCCGAGCTGGATGATCCCGTTGTCGCCGAAGAGGTTCGTCGATCCCGCCGACAGGCCGACGAGGCCCGCGATCGCCGAGGCGTCGAGCGGCTGGTCGGTGGTAACGTCGCCGCTGGCATCGGGGTTGACCGCCTGCGCTCCCCTCAAGGCGAGGGCGTTGTCGAGCACGTTCGTCCCGAGCAGGGACGTCTCGACGAGCCGCCCGGTGCCCTGTGAGACGACGGCTGCAGCTTGGGCGCTGGTCGCCGGGATGAGCAGGGCGGCGGCGACGGCGACCGCACCTGCGGTCCGCGTCGTGCGCCGCACCCGGCCGTAGGACGTTGATGATCCGGTGGTCATGGTGTCTTCTTCCTGGTCAATCCGCGCGCCGTGGAGCCCGCGATCGGGTCGGGTCATGCGGGTCGTGGTGACGCTAGGGGCTCGCAGAGATCGGCACATCGGTGTGGCACACGTAACGTTCCGGAGGGGGCTCTCAGCGTGGTGCTCGGTATGGCTGCGCAAACACTGATGCCTCTCAGTGACCAGGGAGACGCGCGGAATTCGGTGTAGGAACGGAGGGGGGTGCCGCCTCGCGTACCCCTAGTACAAGGGGGTTGCAAACAATGAGTGGTGCTCGAACATTCGTAGGGCGCTCGGTGGAACGAGCCCTGGCGGTAGCCGCCTTCAGCCGGAATCGGAGCGTGTTCGTGACAGGCCCCAGCCGGAGCGGGCGCTCAACGCTCCTGACGTCGGTCGTGAGGGATCTGGCCCGGCCCACGGTTTTCCTGGAACGTCGTCCGAACGGCGTGACACGG
Encoded here:
- the wecB gene encoding non-hydrolyzing UDP-N-acetylglucosamine 2-epimerase, which encodes MSRPWIDVVYGTRPEAVKCAPLVAELRRRSSARTTVTVTGQHRQMADEVNASFGIAPDVDLDVFRSGASLAETSSAIFAALAHRWAEAAPDAVVVQGDTASAALAAVAAYYAGSRVIHLEAGLRSGDLRSPFPEEGNRRLIAPLASLHLAPTDSAAANLRAEGIAPDDIVVTGNTGIDALRWQRTHPQRFDDPAMEEIANGWERIVLVTVHRRESWDGPLARVVAAVAETVTARSDVVAILPMHPNPRVRREVLSAVGDTDRVILCEPLPYAQFGRLLARAHCVVTDSGGVQEEAPALGVPALVVRDTTERGEGVEAGAARLIGTRREVVAAELATLLDDPAAHARMSRARELYGDGRAAPRAADAIERLLGVARSDALAG
- the xrtS gene encoding exosortase S → MSVAAAVSLPRAGRAHRTLLVALLLAIAALLVIAEADTRRAEAQLARAVVAALTPGRAVASGSIVYFGIGTPEVAGLSITALCSTTVLVVPLVLLAAAVLGVTRARSARVVLGLAVGVAVAVASNMIRFGSAAWAYSGYGREGFDLVHRYLGSLFVIAGFIAAILLVLRIALRESPRRGVADPDVGRRGRARAGGASHPVRRDGSTTTSTARSATPPADHPDVAAPLRRDRRRTGTRPGRKDRR
- a CDS encoding glycosyltransferase: MNPLDILFSLSFVFLVMFLTYTTLIVVPFARRRRARGGDRREFEWHAFIPCRDEATVIAETLTRMRERFPDVHVWIIDDASTDGTGDIVSTVAAGDCFVHAVIRRLPDARTGKGAALNAAYAQLMHWRASRGEGGVEDDRTIVIVLDADGSLAPNALRQASGPTAFGSADVGAVQVAVRMSNRDDPAPLGGRGRLAQAWARYLVRMQDIEFRTTIAAMQVLRMRTVSVGLGGNGQFTRLSALRAASSAKGEPWGDALLEDYEVGLRIMLAGYRTVYVHDTWVSQEALPSARRLLTQRTRWCQGGLQCARYLPRIFSSRHFTNAGALEAAYFLAIPYIQLAGSVLWPSVAVAMLVSGALAPGGILSWVSSSTWILPLWVLTGILPFSLWPLVYVLREERHPLWRAAVWGLGYWLYMYQSYVCVIRAFGRMLTGRRGWTKTRRNAEAGRLLLAVES
- a CDS encoding choice-of-anchor G family protein, which translates into the protein MTTGSSTSYGRVRRTTRTAGAVAVAAALLIPATSAQAAAVVSQGTGRLVETSLLGTNVLDNALALRGAQAVNPDASGDVTTDQPLDASAIAGLVGLSAGSTNLFGDNGIIQLGAVGQYAQARDDGSSSAFSGAVSAAPSLIGAGTVTPSNVGSPSANQSATFRLGSSSAPVGLKVDLGVLAASAQQAADGTQTGQYVLSDAGFVVDGTIVSGVLGIINPALNTLIALANTSGAGLTNPFSSGTVQLTLDDLTSAAGVSSVNALPPGTDLLSYVPQAVANKIVSQVDGVLNAASALATNLRSNIFTAAAGIALQAAVDTAKATIVPALNGISSTVVTPLSNALTQLAQMQVNVQSTGSDGSFTQTALRLGLGPSGSVASVNLANATVGPNAGQLAVPVAGPESSALAGGFIGVGAIVLAGIALRRRARAASIRG